From the genome of Pseudomonas sihuiensis:
GCAAGGCCCTCCAGCTGCAGAAACGTTTCGACGTCACCTGTGCCAACTCACCGCTAACGTACGGCACGCTGCTATTAGCCGAGGGCAAAACGCAAGAGGCTCGCAAAGCACTGGATGCCCTGGACCTGAATCAGCAGATCAGTGAAGGGCAACTGCTGGATCTCGCTCGCCTGCGACAGGCGTGTGACCAGCCAGAGCAGGCCGATGAAATCCTGGCCAGGGTCGAGGCACAGCTCGACAGCAATAACGAACCGGATTTCAGCTGGCGCCCACTGCTACAAACACTGGCTGATCTGCAACACTATCCACACCTGCTGCAACTTGCCCAGCGCAGCGATCTGCCCGGATACAGCGTCGTGGAGCTTCTGGCGGCCCACGGACGATACGACGAGGCACTGGAACTGCTGGCTGCGACGGATACATCGAAAGCCTACATGATCGATGCGCCGCAGCTCTTCGAGCATTTCATCGAGGCCCAACGGCCCGAACTTTTGCAGCGCCTGCTTGCAACGCAGAAGGACGGTCTGACGTCGCACCTGCTGCAGTGCCATGTCAGCTGGCATGCACGGCGTGGCGACATCACCCAGGCCCAGCAACTACTGGATCGAGAAATGCAGTGCCTGGATGTCTCGGTCCAGCACTGGCTGGTACTGAGCCTGGCCGAGGAGCACGCACAGAGCAACGCGTCATGGGCGACCAGCCTGCGGCGCCAGGCCGAGCGCCTACTCGTCGGCGAACAAGGCAAGGCCTCCTGGCCAGGCATGCGCCTTTATCATCTGCAGCACCTGCTACGTGAACAGGCCAGTCGTGCGCCTGCTCAGCGCGACAACTGGTCGTTGCGCAACTTCCTCGAAGAGGCCGAACGGCTGCACGCCGAACTCGACGCCGAGGACAGCCTGAGCGAACGCATCCTCTACAGCCAGCTACTGGATAAACTGGGTCAACCCAAGGCGGCCAGGGATTTACTGCTGCAGCTGCGCCAGCAACTGGAGGCAGGCGAGGGTATCGCGCCAGAGGACGCGCCGTATCACTACAACGAAATCATGCGGGCTCTGATCGACATGGGCGAGCTCGAGCAAGCCAGAGAAATGTTGACCCAGAAACTTGCCGAGGACGATATGAAGCAGCCGCTGATGACGGCTTATCTCGATGCCGGTCTACTGGAGGAGGCGCTCGCCTGCATCGACCTACACACGCTGATCGGCAGCTGCGGCACCTCCAACCTGCAGCGCCTGCACCAATCCATCGCGGCAGTGAAGGAGACGGATGCACAACGCTATCAGCGCCTGCAAACGCAACTGCAAGAGTGTCTGAACGACGACCAGTCCTGGCGCAGCTGGGGGCAAATTCATATCTATGGGGCAGGATGAATACCCCTCAGAGCCGCTCCAGTACCGCCTGCAACGCCTGCTCTGGTGCCTCACGCCATAGACCGTAGCTCAGCGGCAAGGTCTCCAGGCCGGCGCGCGCCAGCACCAGGTAGCGCTCCAGTTCGAGAAAGCCTTCGCCCTCCCCCGGAAAGCCGATCAGGTCGATGGCCAGGCACTTGTCGCCGCGGCGACAGAACAGATCCAGCACCTGCCCGGCCAGCGGATAGTGACTCCACACGCTGACACCCTGACTTTCGAGCGCCTGACACAGGTTCTGGCGGGCGCTTTCCACAGCCCTCGCCTGCCAACTGACAGCAGGCTTGTGCAGGAATTCCAGGTAGCGGCGCAACAGATGCGCAGCAGACGCCAGTTGCCATGCACCTGCTGCGGGTCGATGGCGAGCAAGTGGCTCTGCCCGTCCGCCA
Proteins encoded in this window:
- a CDS encoding tetratricopeptide repeat protein — translated: MELFVGIIAIVFILFVLHVSHAPEEPKLELQGGTARLTPTEATQLNRIFVLQGSAPDLAMALAAQLWGDAWQLAHVSLCSRLMLLNREEEALELLWKLDSSYREQALQTMLQELVSRGDAGKALQLQKRFDVTCANSPLTYGTLLLAEGKTQEARKALDALDLNQQISEGQLLDLARLRQACDQPEQADEILARVEAQLDSNNEPDFSWRPLLQTLADLQHYPHLLQLAQRSDLPGYSVVELLAAHGRYDEALELLAATDTSKAYMIDAPQLFEHFIEAQRPELLQRLLATQKDGLTSHLLQCHVSWHARRGDITQAQQLLDREMQCLDVSVQHWLVLSLAEEHAQSNASWATSLRRQAERLLVGEQGKASWPGMRLYHLQHLLREQASRAPAQRDNWSLRNFLEEAERLHAELDAEDSLSERILYSQLLDKLGQPKAARDLLLQLRQQLEAGEGIAPEDAPYHYNEIMRALIDMGELEQAREMLTQKLAEDDMKQPLMTAYLDAGLLEEALACIDLHTLIGSCGTSNLQRLHQSIAAVKETDAQRYQRLQTQLQECLNDDQSWRSWGQIHIYGAG